The following nucleotide sequence is from Natronosalvus caseinilyticus.
CGACCGGACCACGTCGCTCGGTTGCTCGAGCCGCTGGCGATGGGCTACGACTTCTCGAAGGGATACTACGCGCGCGTCGAAAACGGCAAACTCTACGGGCGGCTCTGTCGCCTCCTCTACGAGCCCCTCGTCGAGGCGCTGCGCACCGACCACGACGACCCCGTCGTCGAATACCTCGCCGCGTTTCGATACGCGCTGGCGGGCGAGTTCGCGATGACGGCCGACCTCGCCAGTCGACTCCAGCCGCCCCGGGCGTGGGGGCTCGAGGTGGCGACCCTCGGCGACGCGTTCGAACACGCTGGCTTCGAGGGATCCGCGCAGGTCGACCTCGGTATCCACCGACACGATCACCGAACCGTCGACGGCGAATCCGGCCTCGAGGGGATGAGTCGGGACGTCGCCGCTTCCATTCTTCGCGTGCTCCAGGCCAACGACGTCGACGTCGACTACGAGACCCTGGCAACGCGTTACCGCGCGGTCGCCGACCGGCTGATCGACCAGTACGGGGCCGACGCGGCGTTCAACGACCTCTCGTACGATCGAGACGGGGAGCGTGAGCAGGTAACGCGCTACGCGAGGTCGCTCACCCCACCCGGAGGGGAACGACGGCTCCCACCCTGGACGGCGGCGCCCGTCGATCCGAATGCGCTCGTCCAGGCGGCGACGCCGTGGACGCCTTCGGCTCCCTCGCTCGAGTCGACCACGCAAGACTAATCACCGCTTCGTCCGTTGCAGGAGCTATGGGGACCGGACTCGACCAGCGGACGAGCGACGAACTCGCCGGGATCGTCGACCTCTTCGGCGGGCTCACCCGGACGGAACTCGAGCGCGCCCTCTCGGAGGTCGCGTTCCGCGCGGACGGGCAGTCGGTCGACGAGGACGCCGCGGCGGGAGCGATCGAGGCGTCGCTGGACGCGTTCGCGCTGGTTCGCTATGAACCCCGTGGCGCTGGTCGTGCCACCGATGGAGGTTCCGAGGACGGTAACGGCGACGGCAACGACAACTACGACAACTACGACAACTACAACAACTACAACAGCAACGGCGACGGCAACGCCAACGGCGACGGGGACGCGCTCTTCGTCCCCGGTCCGACCGCGTTCCCTCGCACCCCCGAGCACGCAGAGGACCTCCCGCACATCCTCGACGTGTCGCCGCGCGACCCCGACCAGGACGCGGTCGGAGAGGCTGCTCGAGACCGATTTCTGGCGGACGTCGAGGCGGTGCTCGAGGGTGAGGGTGAGAGCATGGACGGTACCGAGAACGTGAACGAGACGGCCATCGAGGACCTGATCGACCTGAGCTACGACCTCGAGGCGTGGGCGCCGCTCGACCTAACGG
It contains:
- a CDS encoding glycosyl transferase family 2, coding for MEYTQERVATLHRLTEAPVGFDGLEPVLERTVVVVPMTDREQERPAATGVLSALESIRPVPERVIVPVRADPDRIESFREWVESFDLPVQVLWCNAPAVGDLLSKRGLDGNLGKGRDVWLALGPATTQGEYVVVHDADATSFRPDHVARLLEPLAMGYDFSKGYYARVENGKLYGRLCRLLYEPLVEALRTDHDDPVVEYLAAFRYALAGEFAMTADLASRLQPPRAWGLEVATLGDAFEHAGFEGSAQVDLGIHRHDHRTVDGESGLEGMSRDVAASILRVLQANDVDVDYETLATRYRAVADRLIDQYGADAAFNDLSYDRDGEREQVTRYARSLTPPGGERRLPPWTAAPVDPNALVQAATPWTPSAPSLESTTQD
- a CDS encoding DUF7109 family protein, which encodes MGTGLDQRTSDELAGIVDLFGGLTRTELERALSEVAFRADGQSVDEDAAAGAIEASLDAFALVRYEPRGAGRATDGGSEDGNGDGNDNYDNYDNYNNYNSNGDGNANGDGDALFVPGPTAFPRTPEHAEDLPHILDVSPRDPDQDAVGEAARDRFLADVEAVLEGEGESMDGTENVNETAIEDLIDLSYDLEAWAPLDLTAERTRLVEALEDA